The proteins below are encoded in one region of Sporosarcina sp. FSL K6-1508:
- a CDS encoding phage tail protein, translating into MALRDLVVSVLFKDNASQSLNDVDRNATGLGKSLAGVAATLGGIFALGKMKDLATDMVAAAGEAEALNAQFETVFGTLQDEANASIDAMAEDFGMLPSRLSPTLTKITSMFKGFGMSVEDSMEASGVAVELAADAAAFYDVAMSDSTGALTSFLKGNTNAAESIGIFATAAGMASFASDELGLNWKKLDEGGKQLVRLKYIQKMQEAAGATGQAAREADGYENVLGNLQQSWIDLKAKLGMAIFDVAIDGMKGMATWMSSINTDSIVKNLKAFGSYMNDTFGPAFNTIKNVAGAALGVVKSFGKTVSDSWGSIKGVVTPVIKAFALFGGVVTTIAASSMILSVVFAGIVAAISFLLSPVALVAAGITALVIGFQSAYKHSEPFRKAIDGIVGAVKGLFQILSGNSQKGSDIMRAAGLDVEQIRGIYDFAKGVKGAVGKVKAVFGGLSKIFGGQHKGAIDILEGAGLSVDQVEGVRAFGYGLKAAFDHVKTIFDGLGTMISGGGSGDLLEALGFSPEMITTITGFVNSIKTMVTGFVTTLKEKWAEIQPSIETLIGNFMSMKDTAVSIFTTLMSALQPIFSAIGTAFRIIADIAVMVFNAIIAPAIQFVITMFQALWVVVGPILELIGALIGTTFAVLQVVWDTILKPVAEWLLTSFVMAFEAMQDQLATATESFGWLGDKISGVVDWFKSVTDAVKNFKVPNWLSNLGGGGTVKFEETTKVVGKGVDGSNFNGLSRVPFDGYISELHKDESVLTAQQSDGLRSMGVLGSRGERPVLNLPNREGPPMDSPVSPTRNVVVETSQPAGTMIQQQDIHITINGATDPESVGRKVRQAIDDVFAGLNAATP; encoded by the coding sequence ATGGCTTTAAGGGATTTAGTCGTTAGTGTCTTATTTAAAGATAATGCGTCTCAAAGTCTTAACGATGTCGACAGAAACGCGACCGGCTTAGGGAAGTCGTTGGCTGGTGTAGCGGCTACGTTAGGCGGAATCTTCGCGCTAGGTAAGATGAAAGACCTCGCTACTGACATGGTTGCGGCGGCGGGTGAAGCAGAGGCGCTTAACGCGCAGTTTGAAACCGTGTTTGGTACGTTGCAAGACGAAGCAAATGCATCTATAGATGCCATGGCAGAAGATTTCGGCATGTTGCCCTCAAGGTTATCACCGACACTTACGAAAATCACCTCGATGTTTAAAGGTTTCGGGATGTCCGTGGAAGATTCTATGGAAGCGTCGGGGGTAGCTGTTGAACTGGCGGCAGATGCAGCGGCCTTCTATGATGTCGCGATGAGTGATTCGACCGGAGCTTTGACATCGTTCCTTAAAGGTAATACAAACGCGGCTGAATCAATCGGGATCTTCGCGACAGCGGCCGGCATGGCAAGTTTTGCATCTGACGAACTCGGACTGAATTGGAAGAAACTTGATGAAGGCGGAAAACAATTGGTCCGTCTGAAATACATCCAGAAGATGCAGGAAGCGGCAGGAGCTACAGGTCAAGCCGCGCGAGAGGCGGATGGATACGAGAACGTGCTCGGAAACTTGCAACAGTCATGGATTGATTTGAAAGCTAAACTAGGGATGGCTATATTCGATGTCGCAATTGATGGCATGAAGGGTATGGCTACCTGGATGAGTAGCATTAACACGGATTCGATTGTAAAGAACTTGAAAGCGTTCGGTAGTTATATGAACGATACGTTTGGTCCTGCATTTAACACGATAAAAAACGTGGCAGGTGCGGCGCTCGGCGTTGTAAAATCGTTCGGAAAGACCGTCTCTGACAGTTGGGGTTCGATAAAAGGCGTGGTTACGCCGGTTATCAAAGCATTTGCGCTGTTCGGGGGCGTGGTTACTACTATCGCGGCTAGCTCGATGATTCTATCGGTGGTATTTGCGGGAATAGTAGCGGCAATCTCGTTTCTGCTTTCTCCAGTTGCGCTCGTAGCGGCAGGCATTACAGCGCTCGTGATCGGGTTCCAATCGGCGTATAAACATTCAGAGCCGTTCCGAAAAGCTATTGACGGCATTGTCGGAGCAGTTAAAGGATTATTTCAAATACTATCGGGAAATAGTCAAAAAGGCTCTGACATCATGAGGGCTGCCGGATTAGATGTGGAGCAGATTCGGGGTATTTATGACTTCGCTAAAGGAGTAAAAGGTGCGGTTGGGAAAGTTAAAGCGGTATTCGGCGGACTTTCTAAAATATTCGGTGGTCAACACAAGGGCGCTATCGACATACTTGAAGGTGCCGGCTTATCAGTGGATCAAGTTGAAGGGGTTCGAGCGTTTGGATACGGTTTAAAAGCGGCGTTCGACCATGTTAAGACGATATTCGATGGGCTCGGAACAATGATTTCTGGGGGAGGTTCAGGTGACCTGCTCGAAGCGCTAGGATTCTCACCGGAGATGATTACAACAATTACGGGGTTTGTGAACTCAATCAAAACGATGGTCACTGGATTTGTGACGACGCTAAAAGAAAAGTGGGCAGAAATACAGCCGTCAATCGAGACGCTTATCGGAAACTTTATGTCCATGAAAGATACGGCAGTTAGCATATTTACGACGTTAATGAGTGCGTTACAACCAATATTCTCAGCAATAGGAACAGCATTCCGAATCATCGCAGACATTGCGGTGATGGTGTTTAATGCGATTATTGCACCGGCAATTCAGTTCGTAATCACGATGTTCCAAGCGCTGTGGGTTGTAGTCGGTCCGATATTAGAATTAATCGGCGCGTTGATTGGGACCACATTTGCGGTATTACAAGTTGTTTGGGACACGATATTGAAACCTGTCGCAGAATGGTTACTAACTTCATTCGTAATGGCGTTCGAGGCGATGCAGGATCAGCTTGCTACAGCTACTGAGTCATTCGGTTGGCTCGGAGATAAGATTAGCGGGGTTGTTGATTGGTTCAAGTCAGTCACGGATGCGGTCAAGAACTTCAAAGTACCGAATTGGCTATCAAACTTAGGTGGAGGCGGTACGGTTAAGTTTGAAGAAACTACGAAAGTGGTCGGGAAGGGCGTTGACGGTTCTAACTTCAACGGCTTGTCACGAGTGCCATTCGATGGCTACATATCGGAACTCCATAAGGATGAGTCTGTATTAACCGCACAACAATCCGATGGCCTGCGCTCGATGGGAGTGTTAGGGAGCCGAGGAGAACGACCAGTACTAAATCTTCCGAATAGGGAAGGTCCGCCGATGGATTCGCCTGTATCACCGACCAGGAATGTAGTGGTCGAGACATCGCAACCAGCCGGCACGATGATTCAGCAACAGGATATTCATATAACCATTAATGGTGCGACTGATCCG
- a CDS encoding phage structural protein, which translates to MDKSKWLKLDIQHFGNETTTYDFKKVSVIAAGTIITGWMDGDAIQSEKNEDDVTPHVGAGGDVTFAESTDETGTITLTLKSTSSSIPILKALRDSKEMFQLQIVDVNDNAFRAGGSECRIVKPPARTYGTEVTGTEWAIYVADYKEA; encoded by the coding sequence TTGGATAAAAGTAAATGGTTAAAGCTTGATATACAGCATTTCGGAAATGAAACAACAACATACGACTTCAAGAAAGTTTCCGTCATTGCGGCGGGGACAATCATTACCGGATGGATGGACGGCGACGCCATTCAGTCCGAGAAGAACGAAGATGATGTAACTCCTCACGTTGGAGCAGGCGGCGATGTGACCTTTGCTGAATCGACTGACGAGACGGGAACAATTACATTGACACTCAAATCAACATCGTCGTCCATCCCGATATTAAAGGCGTTGCGTGACTCGAAAGAAATGTTCCAGTTGCAAATCGTCGACGTGAATGATAATGCGTTTCGTGCCGGTGGTTCGGAGTGTCGCATCGTGAAACCCCCTGCACGCACATACGGCACCGAGGTTACTGGTACCGAGTGGGCAATCTATGTTGCTGACTATAAAGAGGCATGA
- a CDS encoding DUF3383 family protein, which yields MRYVDVQITRETKPISEKGFGLPLIIGTTGDKPYKVYREIEDVATDYIETTKEYKMASRMFGQEPRPQEIAMFSFDYDSVSDGPTALVAAMNELVKKHKDFYYLTCVEQGDEEITALADWASTSDRIYGATTPNIALAETLKGQYDNLFIEVHDQPEFYVAEGLIATCAPREIGSFTWTFKNVKGVPAVGYDNSEINAIEAANASTYIEEAGILMNSHGVVTSGEYIDIIQATHFLKARMAESVFRLLALKEKVPYTDAGIALVVAEIEGVLNQAFKMGIVADEVGIPLFSITPPRRKDIPKNTIAKRILPDLRWRCVVAGAIENVEIRGVLSL from the coding sequence ATGAGATACGTAGACGTACAGATTACTAGGGAGACGAAGCCTATCAGCGAGAAAGGTTTCGGACTCCCTTTAATTATAGGAACAACGGGAGATAAACCGTATAAAGTTTATCGTGAAATTGAGGATGTTGCTACAGATTACATTGAGACGACAAAAGAATATAAAATGGCGTCGCGTATGTTCGGACAAGAGCCACGTCCACAGGAAATCGCAATGTTTAGCTTTGATTACGACAGTGTTTCGGATGGTCCTACTGCACTTGTGGCGGCGATGAATGAACTTGTGAAGAAGCATAAGGACTTTTATTATCTAACGTGTGTCGAGCAAGGTGATGAAGAAATCACGGCGCTTGCGGATTGGGCGTCTACATCTGATCGCATCTACGGCGCAACTACGCCGAACATCGCACTAGCTGAAACGTTGAAGGGGCAATATGACAACCTGTTCATTGAGGTTCATGACCAACCGGAGTTTTATGTTGCGGAGGGATTGATTGCCACTTGTGCGCCACGCGAAATTGGGTCGTTCACATGGACATTCAAAAACGTTAAAGGCGTACCGGCTGTTGGATACGATAACTCAGAGATCAACGCTATTGAGGCGGCTAACGCATCTACTTACATCGAAGAGGCGGGAATCTTGATGAACTCTCATGGAGTTGTAACAAGCGGCGAGTATATCGACATCATCCAAGCAACGCATTTCTTGAAAGCGCGTATGGCTGAATCCGTATTCCGTTTACTTGCACTGAAAGAGAAGGTTCCGTACACAGACGCCGGTATCGCATTGGTTGTCGCTGAAATCGAAGGCGTTCTTAATCAAGCATTCAAAATGGGGATCGTTGCTGATGAAGTAGGTATCCCGTTGTTCTCAATTACGCCACCAAGGCGCAAGGACATCCCGAAAAACACTATCGCGAAACGCATCCTACCTGATCTAAGGTGGAGATGTGTCGTTGCGGGTGCTATTGAAAATGTTGAAATTCGCGGCGTTCTGTCGCTATAA
- a CDS encoding phage neck terminator protein, whose translation MIEVIRKQIYKDSGVLVVPSNTTAKMPPLPFATINTTSPHIKDVGQADIHIVEDAEGIKRRRSESYQFVFSINVYATTDTEAIRLAKVVRSWFFLAGETHLEDMDIVVTNLRNVENRTTFLVDSYEYRHGFDVQLRGSDDQTFNRVHQDGTNVHYDWIETVELEFEGVNVE comes from the coding sequence ATGATTGAAGTCATTCGGAAACAAATTTATAAAGATTCCGGCGTCCTGGTTGTTCCGTCCAATACGACGGCAAAGATGCCCCCGTTGCCGTTCGCCACAATCAACACCACGTCCCCCCACATCAAGGATGTAGGACAAGCGGACATTCATATCGTCGAGGATGCGGAAGGCATCAAAAGGCGGCGCAGTGAGTCGTATCAGTTCGTTTTCTCGATTAACGTTTACGCAACTACTGACACCGAAGCTATAAGGTTAGCGAAAGTTGTGAGGAGTTGGTTCTTCCTTGCCGGCGAAACTCATTTAGAAGATATGGATATAGTCGTCACGAATCTCAGAAACGTTGAGAATCGGACGACTTTTTTAGTGGATTCATATGAGTACAGGCATGGATTTGATGTGCAATTGCGCGGGTCTGACGATCAAACCTTTAACCGTGTCCATCAAGACGGCACGAACGTACATTACGACTGGATTGAAACAGTCGAATTAGAATTTGAAGGAGTGAATGTTGAATGA
- a CDS encoding phage head-tail connector protein translates to MDLDDLKVRMGIPLDNVDPVRDAKLAADLEDAIDYAKEWCNNQFENGLPPGVKRAIVAIIKSYSESKNVQSQRLGDMSKSFFEGGSIVSAHGDLRPWKKVRFT, encoded by the coding sequence ATGGATCTCGATGATTTGAAAGTCAGAATGGGAATCCCGCTTGATAATGTTGACCCCGTTCGTGATGCGAAGTTAGCGGCTGATTTAGAAGATGCTATCGATTACGCGAAAGAATGGTGCAATAATCAATTCGAGAACGGACTTCCTCCCGGCGTTAAGCGGGCGATTGTTGCAATTATCAAGTCATATAGCGAAAGTAAGAACGTCCAGTCACAACGTCTTGGTGACATGTCTAAATCATTCTTTGAAGGCGGCTCCATAGTTTCTGCTCATGGTGATTTGCGTCCGTGGAAGAAGGTGAGGTTCACATGA
- a CDS encoding phage minor head protein: protein MANLNKTPEQINRALGQRIKGSDRAIAKRYAVMLNEVRAEIASLYEKYEVGGVLTYAEMAKYDRLNKFTGKVNGLLKTNYADIKDTIYDVLGESYKDGFYMTAWAVETDTLSKLAYSAVSAEVITKSIENPISGLTLNHRLEKSRSNVVYAIQEQVTLGLVRGDTYGTMASRLKGVLEGDATKAMAIVRTEAHRVSQASQFDSAVHANRNGIIMTKEWGSAKDERVRSSHAELNTGEKIPVDEDFHGKSGSGPAPGQLGSAASENINCRCVLYYSVESIGRPNARELEGMAFDTWQNERIRGEG from the coding sequence ATGGCCAATCTTAATAAAACGCCAGAGCAGATCAATCGGGCGCTCGGTCAGCGTATTAAAGGTTCTGACCGGGCCATCGCTAAACGCTATGCTGTAATGCTAAATGAGGTCCGTGCTGAAATAGCTTCGCTGTATGAGAAGTATGAGGTAGGCGGCGTCCTCACGTATGCTGAGATGGCGAAATATGACCGTCTCAATAAATTCACCGGCAAAGTGAACGGATTGCTTAAAACCAATTACGCAGACATCAAGGACACCATCTACGATGTTCTGGGTGAATCGTATAAAGACGGTTTTTATATGACGGCATGGGCTGTTGAAACAGATACGTTGAGCAAGCTTGCTTATTCGGCTGTTTCTGCAGAAGTAATCACAAAATCAATCGAAAATCCAATCAGTGGATTAACGTTGAATCATCGGCTCGAAAAATCACGCAGCAATGTTGTATATGCGATTCAAGAGCAAGTAACGCTCGGACTCGTCCGAGGCGACACATACGGCACGATGGCGAGTCGCTTGAAAGGGGTGTTAGAGGGCGATGCGACTAAAGCTATGGCGATTGTGCGAACTGAGGCACATCGTGTTTCACAGGCATCCCAATTCGACAGCGCGGTCCATGCTAATCGTAATGGCATTATCATGACGAAGGAGTGGGGTTCGGCGAAGGATGAACGGGTTCGCAGTTCGCATGCCGAATTGAATACTGGAGAAAAGATTCCGGTCGATGAGGATTTTCATGGCAAAAGTGGTAGTGGTCCTGCACCTGGGCAATTAGGTTCGGCGGCGTCTGAAAATATAAATTGCAGATGCGTATTGTATTACTCAGTCGAATCAATCGGCAGACCAAACGCCCGGGAGCTTGAAGGTATGGCGTTTGATACGTGGCAAAACGAAAGGATTAGAGGTGAAGGTTAA
- a CDS encoding DUF7210 family protein, translated as MPDYNVTFTRHVKFNEDRYKTGDSLIVSEDEYTELLKVGVISEAEAIAKPDAPAKKKTGK; from the coding sequence ATGCCTGACTACAATGTTACATTCACCAGACACGTCAAATTTAATGAAGATCGTTATAAGACCGGTGATTCGCTGATTGTTTCAGAAGATGAATATACCGAACTATTAAAGGTTGGAGTCATTAGTGAAGCGGAAGCAATTGCGAAACCGGATGCGCCAGCTAAAAAGAAAACAGGTAAGTAA
- a CDS encoding major capsid protein: MPTIYDLVNAENIATYYENNPSNSVPYLGATLFPAKKQLGLDLSWIKGANGLPVALMPSEFDAKATVRDRIGFDKIQTEMPFFKESMAVGERDRQELNRLLASNLDGATQVVIQNIYDDVSNLVKGADVQPERMIMQLLSKGKIAIRANRLDYDYDYKMKDEHKEELLAGAKWSAADSTPIQDIMKWQDTVEDDTGARPTNAIMTRKTFGYLLNHKSIRLDMNPLGGQNIIMTDSMLKQYLQTKFGLSIAVYNKKYRAEDGSLHNFYPDDYITLIPDGNLGNTFYGTTPSESDLMTGGTSADVRIVNTGVAITTVKETDPVNVMTIVSEIVMPSFETLDNIFAAKVN; this comes from the coding sequence ATGCCGACAATTTATGACTTGGTCAATGCAGAAAACATTGCAACTTACTATGAAAATAACCCTTCAAATAGCGTTCCGTACCTGGGAGCTACACTGTTCCCAGCGAAGAAACAACTAGGTCTAGACCTAAGTTGGATTAAAGGTGCAAACGGCTTACCCGTCGCGCTGATGCCTTCTGAATTCGATGCAAAAGCTACTGTTCGTGATCGCATTGGATTTGATAAGATTCAAACAGAGATGCCGTTCTTCAAGGAATCAATGGCAGTCGGAGAAAGAGACCGTCAAGAGTTGAATCGCCTGCTTGCTTCTAATCTTGACGGTGCAACTCAGGTAGTCATCCAAAACATTTACGACGACGTTTCTAATCTTGTGAAAGGTGCAGATGTTCAACCAGAACGAATGATTATGCAATTACTTTCTAAAGGCAAAATTGCGATTCGTGCTAACCGTCTTGATTATGACTATGACTACAAAATGAAAGACGAACACAAAGAAGAGCTGCTTGCGGGAGCGAAATGGAGCGCGGCGGATTCGACTCCAATCCAAGATATCATGAAGTGGCAGGATACTGTTGAAGACGATACAGGAGCACGTCCAACAAACGCTATCATGACGCGTAAGACATTTGGGTACCTGCTTAACCATAAGAGTATCCGACTTGATATGAATCCCCTTGGTGGTCAGAACATCATCATGACGGATTCAATGCTGAAACAATATTTACAGACCAAGTTTGGTTTGTCTATCGCTGTTTACAATAAAAAATACCGCGCGGAAGACGGGTCTCTTCACAATTTCTATCCAGACGACTACATTACTCTTATTCCAGACGGTAATTTAGGTAACACATTTTACGGGACGACGCCGTCAGAAAGTGACTTAATGACAGGCGGAACATCAGCTGATGTCCGTATCGTTAATACAGGCGTCGCAATCACGACTGTTAAAGAGACGGATCCCGTGAACGTTATGACCATCGTAAGCGAGATTGTTATGCCGAGCTTCGAAACGTTAGACAACATTTTCGCGGCAAAAGTTAACTAA
- a CDS encoding DUF4355 domain-containing protein — MTLEEIKAFLAANKDTADVKAYLDELSAVSADKVKGYLEQPEGKQLIQPMIQPLVDAQVTKGIETFKTNNLPTLIEDEVNKRNPSKSPAEIELEKLRNQFEDSENARTRETLKNKALSIAGEKKLPTGLLDYFLGKDEETTVANLAALEAEFTAGIQAGVDAKFKAGGRDFNAGGSSRANAGEYGKKIAEGMAKSNEGLEDARKSYFE, encoded by the coding sequence ATGACATTAGAAGAAATTAAAGCGTTTCTAGCGGCAAATAAAGACACGGCGGATGTTAAGGCCTATCTTGATGAACTTTCGGCGGTATCGGCAGATAAAGTCAAAGGGTATCTAGAACAGCCCGAAGGTAAGCAATTGATCCAACCGATGATTCAACCACTCGTTGATGCACAGGTAACAAAAGGGATTGAGACGTTCAAGACGAACAATCTCCCGACGTTGATAGAGGACGAAGTGAATAAACGCAACCCATCGAAATCACCTGCTGAAATCGAATTGGAGAAACTACGTAATCAGTTTGAAGACTCGGAGAATGCGCGTACTCGCGAAACGCTTAAAAACAAAGCGTTATCAATTGCGGGAGAAAAGAAGCTTCCGACAGGCTTGCTTGATTATTTCCTTGGGAAAGACGAAGAAACGACAGTTGCTAACCTCGCTGCGTTAGAAGCTGAATTTACTGCCGGTATCCAAGCGGGCGTTGATGCGAAGTTTAAGGCAGGCGGTCGAGACTTTAACGCAGGCGGCAGCAGTAGAGCAAACGCGGGAGAGTACGGCAAGAAAATTGCAGAAGGAATGGCAAAGAGTAACGAGGGTCTTGAAGATGCTCGCAAATCTTATTTTGAATAA